The stretch of DNA CGCGCAGCGCGCAGAGCTGGCAGGTGTACCTGCGCAGCGTCCTCGCCTTCTCACTCGTCGGCATCCTGCTCGTCTACCTGCTGCAGCGCCTGCAGGCGGTGCTCCCCTACTCGCTCGGCCTTCCGCCGGTCGAGGAGTCGCTCGCGTTCAACACCGCGATCTCGTTCGTGACGAACACCAACTGGCAGTCGTACTCCCCCGAGCCGACCGTCGGCTACGTGGTGCAGATGGCGGGCCTCGCGGTGCAGAACTTCGTCTCCGCCGCCGTCGGCCTCGCCGTCGCCGTCGCCCTCGTCCGCGGCATCGGATCGCGCTCGACCGGCACGCTCGGCAACTTCTGGGTCGACCTGGTGCGCGGCACCGGCCGTGTGCTGCTTCCCCTCGCGGGCGTCGCAGCCATCGCGTTCGTCTTCGGGGGCGTCGTGCAGAACTTCAACGGGTTCGTCGACGTGACCACGCTGACCGGCGGGACCCAGTCCGTTCCGGGCGGCCCCGCCGCGTCCCAGGAGGCCATCAAGCTGCTCGGCACCAACGGCGGCGGCTTCTACAACGCGAACTCCGCGCATCCCTTCGAGAACCCGAGCGGCTGGACGAACATCTTCTCGATCTTCCTGCTGACGGTGATCCCGTTCGCGATGCCTCGCGCCTTCGGCCGCATGGTCGGCGACAACCGGCAGGGTTACGCCATCCTCGGCGCCATGTCGGTGCTCGCGATCGCGTCGGTGTCGCTGCTCATCTGGGCCGAGACCGCCGGCGCCGGCACGGCACCACAGGCGGCGGGCGCCGCGATGGAGGGCAAGGAGACCCGCTTCGGCCTCGTCGCCTCACCGCTGTTCGCCGCGACGACCACCCTCACTTCGACCGGCGCCGTGAACTCGATGCATGACAGTTACACCGCGTTCGGCGGCGCGATCGCCATGGTCAACATGATGCTCGGCGAGCTCGCCCCGGGCGGCGTCGGATCGGGTCTCTACGGGATCCTCATCATCGCGATCCTCGCCGTGTTCATCGCGGGCCTCATGGTCGGTCGCACCCCCGAGTACCTCGGCAAGAAGATCGGCACCCGCGAGGTGAAGCTCGTCGGGCTCTACATCCTGGTGACGCCGACCCTCGTGCTGCTCGGCACCGCGCTGAGCTTCGCGATCCCCGCGGTCCGCGACGACGTGATCACTGTCTCGATGGCGAACGGCGGGTTGCACGGCTTCTCCGAAGTGCTCTACGCCTACACCTCGGCGGCCAACAACAACGGGTCCGCCTTCGCCGGCCTCACCGCGAACACGCCCTGGTTCAACACGACCCTCGGCATCGCGATGCTGCTCGGCCGGTTCCTGCCCATCGTCTTCGTCCTCGCGCTCGCCGGCTCGTTCGCCGCCGCGCCGAAGATCCCGACGACCTCCGGCACCCTTCCGACGCACCGACCGCTGTTCGTCGGACTCCTCGTCGGCACCGTGCTGATCGTGTCGGCCCTCACCTATCTCCCCGTTCTCGCGCTGGGTCCCCTGGCGGAAGGGTTGCTGTAACCACCATGTCCACCGTTCTCACCCCCACCGGCCCCGACGCCGACCGGACCGAGCACACGGCGCCGCACAAGGCGCCGAGCGCCTTCGGGCTCGCAGGTCTCCTGCAGGCGCTGCCCGGCGCCCTGCGGAAGCTCGACCCGCGCCAGATGGTGCGCAACCCGGTGATGTTCATCGTCGAGGTCGGCGCCGCGCTCACGACCGTGCTCGCGATCGTGCAGCCGTTCCTGCCCGACGACGCGCGCACGGACGGCGCCTCGCTCCCGTTCGTGTGGGCGATCACCGTCTGGCTGTGGCTCACCGTCGTGTTCGCGAACCTCGCCGAGTCGGTCGCCGAAGGCCGCGGCAAGGCGCAGGCCGCGAGTTTGCGGCAGACCCGCACCACCACGCAGGCGACACGGGTCGCCGACTACGACGCCGCCGCCGACCCGGGCGCGCAGAGCGCCCGCACCGAGAGCGTCGCCTCCGCGGAGCTCACCCTCGGCGACATCGTGATCGTCACCGCCGGCGAACTCGTGCCGGGCGACGGCGAGATCGAATGGGGCATCGCGTCGGTCGACGAGTCGGCCATCACCGGCGAATCAGCGCCCGTGGTCCGCGAGTCGGGCGGCGACCGCAGCGCCGTCACCGGCGGCACCCGGGTGCTGTCCGACCGCATCGTGGTGCGCATCACCAGCAAGCCGGGCCAGACCTTCGTCGACCGGATGATCGCGCTCGTCGAAGGCGCCTCCCGGCAGAAGACCCCGAACGAGCTGGCGCTCAGCATCCTGCTGGCCGCCCTGTCGATCGTCTTCGTCGTCGTCGTGCTCACCATCGGCGGCCCCGCCGACTACGCGGGAGCGCCCCAGAGCGTCCCGGTGCTCGTCGCGCTGCTGGTGTGCCTCATCCCGACGACCATCGGCGCGCTGCTGTCGGCGATCGGCATCGCGGGGATGGACCGGCTCGTGCAGCGCAACGTGCTCGCGATGTCGGGGCGCGCGGTCGAGGCCGCGGGCGACGTGACGACGTTGCTGCTCGACAAGACCGGCACCATCACCTACGGCAACCGCCGCGCGAGCGAGTTCGTGCCGGTCGACGGCCACTCGATCCGTCAGCTCGTCGTCGCCTCGGCGGCGTCGTCGGCGAGCGACCCCACCCCCGAGGGAACCTCGATCGTGACCCTCGCCGAGCAGACCGGCTACCTCACGGCCCACGAGCCGACCGGCGACGTGGTCCCCTTCACCGCGCAGACTCGCATGAGCGGGGTCGACTACCCCGACGGCCGGATGGTGCGCAAGGGCGCCCGGAGCGCGGTGCTCGCGTGGCTCGAGGACGACGGGCCGCTCGCGAGCTCGCTCGTCGACGAGCTGACCACGGTGACCGATCGGATCGCGCAGACCGGCGGCACCCCGCTCGTCGTCGCCGAGAAGTCCTCCGACGGCCGCGGCAGCCTGCTCGGCGTCGTGCACCTCAAGGACGTCGTCAAGGAGGGGCTCGCCGAGCGCTTCGCCGACCTGCGCAGCATGGGCATCCGCACGGTGATGATCACCGGTGACAACGCCCTCACCGCGAAGGCGATCGCCGCGGAGGCCGGCGTCGACGACTATCTCGCCGAGGCGACCCCCGAGGACAAGCTGGCGCTCATCCGCCGCGAGCAGGAGGGCGGCAACCTCGTCGCGATGACGGGCGACGGCACCAACGATGCGCCCGCGCTCGCGCAGGCCGACGTCGGCGTCGCGATGAACACGGGGACCTCGGCCGCGAAGGAGGCCGGCAACATGGTCGACCTCGACTCCGACCCCACGAAGCTCATCGACATCGTGCGGATCGGCAAGCAGCTGCTCATCACCCGTGGGTCGCTGACGACGTTCTCCATCGCGAACGACGTCGCCAAGTACTTCGCGATCATCCCCGCGATGTTCTCGGTCGCGATTCCGAGCCTCTCGGCGCTCAACTTCATGCAGCTGTCGACGCCCGAATCGGCGATCCTCTCGGCGGTGATCTTCAACGCGATCATCATCGTGCTGCTGATCCCCCTCGCCCTCCGCGGTACGAAGTACCGGGCGGTGCCGGCGAGCAAGCTCCTCAGCCGCAACCTGCTGGTATACGGGCTCGGCGGACTCGTGGCCCCCTTCATCGGGATCAAGCTCATCGACCTCGTCGTGAGCCTCCTCCCCGGTTTCTAGACGCGTAACGAAAGACGAAGGACAGATCATGGCTACAGGCCGCGGCGCACTGCGCCAGTACTCGGTGGCAGTGCGGATGATGCTCGCCGCCACCGTCCTCCTCGGCATCGCCTACCCGCTCGCGGTGACCGGCATCGGCCAGCTCGCCGCGTCCGCCCAGGCGAACGGCTCGATGCTCACCGACGAATCGGGGAATCCGGTCGGATCGGCGCTCCTCGGTCAGTCGTTCACCGACGCCGACGGGGCTCCCCTGCCCGAGTGGTTCCAGTCGCGGCTCTCCGCCGCCGGCGACGGCTACGACGGGACGTCCTCGGGCGGATCGAACCAGGGTCCCGAGAGCGAGGACCTCGTCGCCGCGATCGACGAGCGCCGCGCAGCGATCGCCGAGTTCGAGGGCGTCGACCCCGCCGAGGTGCCGGCCGACGCCCTCACCGCGTCCGCCTCGGGACTCGACCCGCACATCAGCCCCGACTACGCGCTGCTGCAGGTCGACCGGGTCGCCGCGGCCCGCGGCCTCGACGCCGACGCGGTGGAAGACCTCGTCAGGTCTATGATTCAGCCGGGCGACCTCGGCTATCTCGGGGATCCGACGGTGAACGTGCTGCGACTGAACCTCGCCCTGCAGCAGATGGGCTGAGCGATGGCGAGAGGCAGACTGCGCGTCTTCCTGGGGGCGGCGCCGGGGGTCGGCAAGACCTACGCGATGCTCGAGGAAGGGCACCGTCTGCGCGCCGCCGGACGCGATGTGGTCGTCGCGATCGTGGAGACCCACGATCGCGCGGCCACTGCCGCATTGGTGGACGGGCTCGAGACCGTTCCCCGCCGTCGCGTCGCGCACCGCGGGATGGAGCTCGACGAGATGGACGTGGATGCGGTGCTCCGCCGTGCGCCGGACCTCGCCCTCGTCGACGAACTCGCGCACACCAACGCCCCCGGCGCCGAGAACGCGAAGCGCTGGCAGGACGTCGAACTGCTACTCGCCGCCGGGATCGACGTGCTCTCGACGGTGAACGTGCAGCACATCGAGTCGCTCGGCGACGTGGTCCGCGAGATCACCGGCGTCGCCCAGCGCGAGACGATCCCCGACGCGGTACTGCGCAGCGCCGACCAGGTCGAGGTCGTCGACCTCGCACCGCAGGCTCTCCGCGACCGCCTCGCCGACGGCAAGGTGTATCCGGCCGTCCGCATCGACGCCGCCCTCTCGAACTACTTCCGCCTCGGCAACTTGACCGCCCTCCGCGAGCTGGCACTCCTCTGGCTCGCCGACGAGGTCGATGTCGCGCTGCAGCAGTACCGCGCCGAGCACGGCATCCAGGGCAAGTGGGAGGCGCGCGAACGCATCGTCGTCACGCTGACCGGCGGGCCCGAGGGCGAGACGTTGATCCGCCGCGGTGCGAGGATCGCCGCGCGATCGAGCGGCGGCCAGCTCTTCGCCGTGCACATCAGCAGCCCCGACGGGCTCGCGCAGGGCGATCCGGCGGTGCTCGGCGCCCAGCGCGCCCTGGTCGAGAGCTTCGGCGGCAGCTACCACCAGGTGGTGGGCGAACAGATCCCGACCACACTCGTCGAGTTCGCTCGCGGGGTGAACGCCACCCAGTTGGTCATCGGATCGAGCCGTCGAAGCCGACTCGCCGCCCTGCTCACCGGCCCCGGCATCGGGGCGAGCGTGGTGCGGATGGCGGGCGACATCGACGTGCACATCGTCACGCACTCCGAAGCGGGCAGACGTGCGCTGCCGCGCGTCGGAGGCGCGCTCGGCTGGCGCCGCCGCAGCGCGGGCTTCGTGCTGACCGCTCTGGGACTCCCCGCCGTCACCGCGCTGCTCGTCGCGTTCCGGTCGGAGGAGAGCATCGCGAGCGACGTGCTCGTCTTCCAACTGTTCGTCGTCGTCGTGGCGCTGATCGGCGGCATCTGGCCGGCCCTCGTCGCCGCTCTCGCCGCCGGCGCCCTGCTCGACTTCTTCTTCGTCTTCCCGCTCTACACGGTCGCGATCGACGACCCGTTGCACCTGCTCGCCCTCGTCATCTTCCTCCTGGTCGCCGCGCTGGTGAGCCTCGTCGTCGATCGAGCCGCCCGGCAGACTCGCGCGGCGCGTCGATCGGCGGCCGAGGCCGAGACCCTCGCGACCGTCGCAGGCAGCGTGCTCGGCGGCCAGGATGCGCTCGACGCGCTCGTCACCCGCCTGCGCGAGTCGCTCGGCATGACGAGCGTGCTGCTGCGCGAGAACGGCGACGTCGTCTACGCGTCGACGGACGGATCGAGTGCTCGCGAGGACGACCACGAGACGTCGTCTCCGGTGGGTCCCTCGGCATCGCTCGACCTGCGGGGACGGTCGCTGCCGAGCGCCGACCGACGCCTTCTCGGCGCGTTCCTGTCGCAGATCGAATCGGCGCTCACCCAGCGCCGGCTCACCGCCGAAGCGGAACGGATGCGTCCTCTCGCCGACGCCGACCGGGTGCGGACCGCCCTGCTGCTCGCGGTCGGGCACGACCTCCGGCGTCCGCTCGCGGCCGCGACGGCCGCGGTGACCAGCCTGCGCTCGAAGGAGGTCGATTGGAATCCCGCCGACCGGTCTGAGCTGCTCGACACCGCCGCCGAGAGCCTCGGCTCGCTCGCGAACCTCGTCACCGACATCCTCGACGTCAGCCGCCTGCAGACCGGGGCCTTCGCGCTGTCGCTGCGGTCGACCGATCTCGACGACGTCGTCTCCGCGGCGCTCGACGAGCTCGGAGTCGGCCCGGGAGACGTCGCTCTCGACATGGGGGTCGACGTACCCGACGCCGACGCCGACGCGGCACTGCTGCAGCGGGTCGTCGTGAACCTCCTCGGCAACGCCCTGCGCTACTCCCCCGACGGCGCGGCACCGAGCATCGGAGTCAGCGAGTTCGGCGGGCGGGTTCAGCTGCGGGTCGTCGATCACGGCCCCGGTATCCCCGTCGAGCGACGCGACGAGGTCTTCCTGCCATTCCAACGGCAGGGCGACATCGACAACGCCACCGGACTCGGTCTCGGCCTGGCTCTCTCGCGCGGGTTCGTCGAGGGCATGGGTGGCACGATCGAGGCCGAAGACACTCCGGGCGGCGGGCTCACCATGGTCGTGTCGCTGCCGGTGGCGTCCGCCACGACGGCGACGATTGCAGGAGAGGTGCGATGAAGATCCTCGTCGCCGACGACGACCCGCAGATGGTGCGCGCGCTGCGGATCACCCTCGCTGCGCATGGGCACGACGTGATCACCGCCGCCGACGGACGCGAGGCGATCACCACCGCGGTCGCCGCTCACCCCGACCTGGTGCTGCTCGACCTCGGCATGCCCGGCCTCAGCGGCCTCGAGGTCATCGAGGCGATTCGAGGCTGGAGCACCCTGCCGATCCTGGTGATCTCGGGACGCACCGACTCGGCGGACAAGGTCGACGCGCTCGACGCGGGCGCCGACGACTACGTCACCAAGCCGTTCGCCGCCGACGAGCTGCTGGCGAGAGTCCGTGCCCTCGCCCGTCGCACCCCGAACGCCGCCGACGAGCCGACCGTCGCGTTCGGCGACGTCGTCGTCGATCTCGCCAACCGGCAGGTGACCCGCGACGGCGCCGTGGTGCGTCTCACACCCACCGAGTGGAAGATCCTCGACGTCCTCGTGCGCAACCCCGGACGCCTGGTCACCCGGGAGCGGCTGCTCACCGAGGTGTGGGGGCCGCAGTACACGAGCGACACCGGATATCTCCGCCTCTACCTCGCCCAGCTGCGCAAGAAGCTCGAGCGCGATTCCTCGCATCCCGAACATCTGCTCACCGAGCAGGGCATGGGCTACCGCTTCTCTCCCGACACCTCCAGCGCGGCCCCGGAGCAGCCGGACACGACGTCCTGAACGGGCGCTTGTCACCGGCATGCCCCGGTCGGTGATTCGATAGCCCTCGTGCGTTCTCTCCTGGTCGGTGCCGCCCTCCTCGTGGTCGGGCTGCTCGCCGTCCTGACCGGCGTGCTGCCGACGTCCGACGCGCTCGAACTGGTCGAGCGGGTCTGGCCCATCCTCCTGTTCGTCGTGGCGATCACGGTCGTGACCGAGCTCGCGGCCGATGCAGGCCTCTTCCGAGCCGTCGCCGAGCGGCTCGCCCGGTGGGGCCGCAGGCGGACGCTCGTGCTGTGGCTACTCATCATCGTGCTCGCCACGGCGTCGACCGTCTTCCTCTCGCTCGATACGACCGCCGTGCTGCTCACCCCGGTCGTCGTGGTGCTGGCGCGCCACATCGGGGTCTCGCCCATCCCGTTCGCGCTCACGACCGTGTGGCTCGCGAACACCGGGTCGCTGCTGCTGCCGGTGTCGAACCTCACCAATCTGCTCGCCCAGCACGAGCTCGACGGCGTCGACCCCGCCACGTTCGCCAGCGTCACCGCGGTGCCCGCGCTGGTGGCCGTCGTCGTGCCCCTCGTCATCGTCTTCGTCGTCTACCGCCGCGATCTCGTCGGAACATACGAGCCCGAGACCGCGGAACCCGCGGCAGACCGGATTCTGCTCACGATCAGCGGGATCGTCATCGTCCTGCTCGTGCCGGCGCTGGTGTCGGGAGTCGAGGTGTGGCTGCCCGCGACGATCGCAGCCGTGGTGCTGCTCGCCGTGTTCGCGGTGCGCCGTCCCGCCGTCGTGCGTCCGAACCTCGTGCCGTGGTCGCTTCTCGTGATGGCGTCCGGGCTGTTCCTCGTCGTCGAAGCGGGTCACGCGCTGGGCCTCGCCGACCTGCTCGGACGGGTCATCGGATCCGGGGACGACCTCGGCTCGCTCCTCGGCGTCGCCGGGGCGGGCGCTCTGGGAGCGAACGTCGCCAACAACCTGCCCGCCTATCTGGCGCTCGAACCGATCGCGGGCAGCCCCGAACGGCTCGTCGCTCTGCTCATCGGGGTGAACGCGGGGCCGCTCATCACGCCGTGGGCCTCGCTCGCGACGCTGCTCTGGCACGAACGGCTGAAGGCGGAGGGCGTCGAGATCTCGTGGCCGCGATACGCGCTGCTGGGGCTCGTCGCCGCGCCGCTCACCGTCGGGCTCGCCGTCGTCGCGTTCGCTCTCACCCGCTGACGCGGGTCGAAGAAGGGGAATGGGCCGGCGCATACGCCGGGTTCTGTCGGGACCCGAAGGTCACTGGACGGTCATCTATCTCGGACGTACGTTGCCGCACATCTCTAGCGGTCTACCCGGAGACTCGGCGAGCCACCTCGACGCCTCCTGCTTGACCTTGCTCCAGGCGAGGTTTACCAAGCAGGCCTGGTCACCCAGGCCCCTGGTGGTCTCTTACACCACCGTTTCACCCTTACCCCGCGTGATCGCTCACGCGTGGCGGTCTGCTTTCTGTTGCACTAGCTCTCGGGTTACCCCGGGTGGGCGTTACCCACCGCCTTGCTCTGCGGAGCCCGGACGTTCCTCGGCATCCGTCGCCTCGCGACTCCGGATGACGTGACCGCCTTGCCGACCCATTCGACTGGCAAGCCTACCGTCCGCGCGCCCGTTGCGGCATCCGTGGCCCGCCGCAACGTGCGCGCTCGCCCGGAACGCCCGACACGGGCTGAGAACGCACGTTCCGGGCAAGATCCGATATTGCGGGCACAGGCGCACGTTCTAACGTGCGTTTCTGCCCGCAATATCGGATCTCGTGCGCCGCGGGGGCCGATCGGATCTCAGTCGTCTTGGCGGGGCTTGGGGTCGAGGCCCGACTCGTCGGTGCGGACCAGGATGCAGCCGCTCTCGGGATCGAGGACGACCTCGTCGGGAGCGGCGGCGCGGATCGCGGCCAGATCGGATCCGGTGAGGGCCACGTTGCTGCCCTCGGAGACGCCGCGACGCAACAGCGCCGCACCGATGCCGTACCGGGCACGCTGACGTTCGTACAACTCGACGAGGTCGGCGGGCAGCAGCGCGACGAGGTCGAGGCGCTTCTCGGTCAGCGCCGCGGACTCGGTGTCGATCGCGGAGAACGCCTCATCGCGTCCCGTCTCGAGGGTTGCGACGATCTGCGCGAGCGACGCCTGCTCGGCTTCGATCGACGCGAACTCCGCTTCGGCCGCCTCGACCCGCTCCATCACCGCCAGCTCGATGTCCTCGAGGTCGCTCTTACGGCCGGCCAGCGAGGCGAGCTCGTGCTCGAGCCCCTGCGCGTCCTTCGCGTTGGTGACGCTCTGCAGTCGGGTGGTGTCGCGCACGATGCGCGCGTCGACCACGGCGACGTCCGATTCGACGCGCTTCAGCTCCGCGCGCGCATCCTCGAGAACGCCCCGCGCCTCGATCGCGCGACGACGCAGCGCGTCGGCTTCCGCGGAGCGGGCGCTGAGCTCCGCGAGCTGCGGGAGCGTCCGCCTCGAGTTCGCCAGCTGCGCCGCCCGGTTGTCGTACGCCTGCAGCTGGAGGAGTTGCTTCTGGTCTTCGGGAAGGGCGCGCACGGTCACGCCCCTCAGCCTACCCAGCCGTTCCCTCGGCCACCGTGGCGGGCGACTCGCTGCGGGACGCGTGCGGTGCGGCGGCAGGGTCGACCTCCGCGGCCTCCTGGCGCCGGATGGTCGGGACCGAGAAGGCGATCGGGGTGAGGACTCCGAGGACGAGCGCGATGAGCACTCCGAGGTCCGCCGAACCGATCCCGGTGTCCGTCGCGACACCGAGCACGCGCCACAGGTAGCCCTCGAAGAGGAACCAGCCCTGGGTGCCCGAGATGAGGCCGAGCCCCAGCACCGTGATGACCACCAGGGCGATCAGATTGCTCCAGCGCACGTCGGCGTACACCCCACCGCGTCGCAGCAGGGACGAAGCGTCGAACCCGCGTCGGCGCAGCAGCATCTCCCCCGCGACGATGCCTCCCCACGCTGCGACCGGCACCGCCAGGGTCGGGGCGAGGTCGAGCAGAACCGGGGTCAGCGACGGCAGGAGGGCGAGCATCCCGAACGCGGCGAGGATGCCGACGGCGGCGACGATGCCGCTCGCCACCGATCGCCGGGCGCGGACGCCGGTCGCGAGGAGCGTGAGCCCGCCCGAGTAGACGATCGCCGCCACTCCGGAGAGCACGCTGATGACGAGAGCGAGGAGCAGCGGCACCGGGTACCAGCCGGGCAGGGCGCCGGTGATGGTGGCGATCGGGTCGGTCTGCAGGCCCACCGAGACGGCCTCGTCGGAGGACGCGAGGAGGACGCCCCACACGATGAGCAGCAGCGACGGCAGCGCCGCACCGAGGCTCGTCATCGCGATGGTCGCGCCGCTCGACGACTCGGGATGTTGGTAGCGAGCCAGGTCGCCGCCCGACGCGGCCCACGCGGTGCCGAGCAGCGAGAAGACCGTGATGGCGCCGGCGAGCACTCCGAGCCAGTCGCCGTCCGTCGTGCCGGAGATGTTCGCGAAATCGAGCAGGGGCGCGGTGAGCGCGACGACGAGACCGGCGACGACGACGCCGAGAATGCCGAGCACCGCCTGCAGTGCGGCGAGCACCCGGAATCCGAACACGGCCACCACTCCGGCGCCGAGCCCGAACACCGCCAGCGCGACGACTCCCGCGATACGCGGCTCGACGAAGAGGTCGTAGCCGGACTCGAAGGTGAGTGACGCGGTGGTGACGGACAGCAGCCACAGCAGCACGGCGACCCAGAACAGACGCACCACCAGCAGCAGCACGGTCGGCACGATGTTGCCCACCACACCGAAACTCGCCCGGGAGACGATGGCCGTCGGTTGCCCGCTGCGCTTCACCGCCAGGGTCGTGAGGGCGAGCGGGAAGCACGCCAGAACCACGCCGAGCAGCACCGCGACGATCGACTGCCGCGCACTCAGGCCGGCACCGACGACGACGGCGCCGAGCGCGAAGGTCAGGATGGACGTGTTGGGTGCGATCCACAACCAGAACATGCGCGCGACATCCCCGATGCGCCGGTCGATCGGCGTCGGCTCGATTCCGATCGCCTCGACGCGGGGTTCGGGCTCGGGCTCGGCGTCCACCTCGTACTCGTCGGGGACGGGCAGCACCGGCGGGACGCCGATGAGGCTGGCGGTCGAGATGGGCACGATCGGGCCGGTGTGCTGCCCGGGCTCGGGCGGCGCGACCGGCAGCGGCGCCGCCGCACTGCCCGGAACCGCTTCGAACGGTGCCGCCACGTCGTCGACTCCGTCGGTGGCGTCGACATCGACGTCCAACTCGATGGGGCCGCTCAGCACCGGGATCGACCCGGTGTCCGCGCGAGAGCGCTCGTCGGCGATCACCGACGGGTCGAACGAGATCGGGATGGATCCGGTGGTGACCGCGACGGCGTCGGGCGCGACCGGCTCGACCACGACGGCGTCGTCGATCTCCTCGAACGCGTCGTCGGGTGCCGACGTGTCGGAAGTGTCGGCAACAGCGACGGGTTCGGCCTGGCCGTCGCCGGTGGAGGCGCCTGCTCCGTCGGCGTCGTCGTCGGAGGAGTCGGGTTCGAGGATGACGGCCTCGACCACATCTCCCGTGACCTCGGCGGGCAGTGTGCTCGCGACGAGCTCGTCGTGCGGGACCTCGGAATCGGTGAGGGGCGGGAGGTCGATCGACGAGGTCACCGTGGCGGGCTGCGTGTCGCCCGGCTCCTCGATCTGCTCGTCGAACGCCGGATCGTCGGCATCGTTCCCGCGACTACCCGCCAGTTCGGCGCGAGCGTCATCGGCGCGGACGACGCTGCCCGCCGACACAGGGGCGGCTTCCGCCACGGTCAGCGTCGCCTCGTCGGGAGCCTCGACCTCGGCGGCGAGCGGGGCGGCGGCGGTGTCCTCGGTTCGGTCGCGTTGCGGGGCCACGGTCGGCGAGTTGCCGAGGCTCACCCCGCGCAACGACTCCTCCCACTCGCGGTAGGCGGCCTCATCGAGGTCGATGCGCGACAGAGCGGCCTGCAGGCGTTCGGCCCGTTCGAGCGCGGTGCCCTCCCCCAGCAAGGGTGCGGCTGGCGGCGCGACCGGTTCCGGCAGCGGAGCAGGCTCGGCACCGGACGGTGCGGCCGTCGGCGGCACTGCTGCCGCGGCGGCGCCGGCAGCGACCACCGGCGCGACTCCGGGGACGCCGGGGATCGACGGTCGGCTCATGACCGGGCGACCGGACGGGGCGGGCGGCGCAGCGGGCGCGATCGGCTCATCGCCGCTGGAAGCATTCGACGACTCGGTCGCGTTCCGCGGCGAAGTCGGCGTCGATGCGGTGCTGCTCGGCTCCGACGGCCCCAACTGGGAGATGGGCGGCGCGTCGGCGGGCTCCGACCCGGCAGGCTGCGGAGCGGCGGGCGCGGTGAAGCGGGGCCCGGTGGGTTCGAGCCCCAGGGCGCCGGTGTCAGCGCGACGAGGTGCCGGCGGCTCCTCGCCCTCCTGTCGGATGATCGGGATGGGACCCGACGGCGCGAAACGCAGCAACTGAGCGGCGAGCGCGCTCGCGAGCTCGTCGTCGTCGTGGACGGCATCGCGGGGCTCGGGCGCGGGCGTCGCGTCGGGCACTGCGGAAGCCTCGTCGGGCGGCTCGGACATGGCGGAATCGTACCGGCGCGGGGACAACGATCCGAGGAGGCGCACGGAACCGACATCGACCTCGTCTGAGCGGACGCTG from Herbiconiux sp. L3-i23 encodes:
- a CDS encoding SLC13 family permease gives rise to the protein MRSLLVGAALLVVGLLAVLTGVLPTSDALELVERVWPILLFVVAITVVTELAADAGLFRAVAERLARWGRRRTLVLWLLIIVLATASTVFLSLDTTAVLLTPVVVVLARHIGVSPIPFALTTVWLANTGSLLLPVSNLTNLLAQHELDGVDPATFASVTAVPALVAVVVPLVIVFVVYRRDLVGTYEPETAEPAADRILLTISGIVIVLLVPALVSGVEVWLPATIAAVVLLAVFAVRRPAVVRPNLVPWSLLVMASGLFLVVEAGHALGLADLLGRVIGSGDDLGSLLGVAGAGALGANVANNLPAYLALEPIAGSPERLVALLIGVNAGPLITPWASLATLLWHERLKAEGVEISWPRYALLGLVAAPLTVGLAVVAFALTR
- a CDS encoding zinc ribbon domain-containing protein; its protein translation is MTVRALPEDQKQLLQLQAYDNRAAQLANSRRTLPQLAELSARSAEADALRRRAIEARGVLEDARAELKRVESDVAVVDARIVRDTTRLQSVTNAKDAQGLEHELASLAGRKSDLEDIELAVMERVEAAEAEFASIEAEQASLAQIVATLETGRDEAFSAIDTESAALTEKRLDLVALLPADLVELYERQRARYGIGAALLRRGVSEGSNVALTGSDLAAIRAAAPDEVVLDPESGCILVRTDESGLDPKPRQDD
- a CDS encoding cytosine permease, encoding MSEPPDEASAVPDATPAPEPRDAVHDDDELASALAAQLLRFAPSGPIPIIRQEGEEPPAPRRADTGALGLEPTGPRFTAPAAPQPAGSEPADAPPISQLGPSEPSSTASTPTSPRNATESSNASSGDEPIAPAAPPAPSGRPVMSRPSIPGVPGVAPVVAAGAAAAAVPPTAAPSGAEPAPLPEPVAPPAAPLLGEGTALERAERLQAALSRIDLDEAAYREWEESLRGVSLGNSPTVAPQRDRTEDTAAAPLAAEVEAPDEATLTVAEAAPVSAGSVVRADDARAELAGSRGNDADDPAFDEQIEEPGDTQPATVTSSIDLPPLTDSEVPHDELVASTLPAEVTGDVVEAVILEPDSSDDDADGAGASTGDGQAEPVAVADTSDTSAPDDAFEEIDDAVVVEPVAPDAVAVTTGSIPISFDPSVIADERSRADTGSIPVLSGPIELDVDVDATDGVDDVAAPFEAVPGSAAAPLPVAPPEPGQHTGPIVPISTASLIGVPPVLPVPDEYEVDAEPEPEPRVEAIGIEPTPIDRRIGDVARMFWLWIAPNTSILTFALGAVVVGAGLSARQSIVAVLLGVVLACFPLALTTLAVKRSGQPTAIVSRASFGVVGNIVPTVLLLVVRLFWVAVLLWLLSVTTASLTFESGYDLFVEPRIAGVVALAVFGLGAGVVAVFGFRVLAALQAVLGILGVVVAGLVVALTAPLLDFANISGTTDGDWLGVLAGAITVFSLLGTAWAASGGDLARYQHPESSSGATIAMTSLGAALPSLLLIVWGVLLASSDEAVSVGLQTDPIATITGALPGWYPVPLLLALVISVLSGVAAIVYSGGLTLLATGVRARRSVASGIVAAVGILAAFGMLALLPSLTPVLLDLAPTLAVPVAAWGGIVAGEMLLRRRGFDASSLLRRGGVYADVRWSNLIALVVITVLGLGLISGTQGWFLFEGYLWRVLGVATDTGIGSADLGVLIALVLGVLTPIAFSVPTIRRQEAAEVDPAAAPHASRSESPATVAEGTAG